In Pyrus communis chromosome 1, drPyrComm1.1, whole genome shotgun sequence, the following are encoded in one genomic region:
- the LOC137717341 gene encoding photosynthetic NDH subunit of subcomplex B 3, chloroplastic, producing MISLHFPNAASFRPAQVSGAGPRNYQQPNEFFARKKCVSVCFAGISADSSPTQPGKPEIELEFIGPKPGNDGSYPVESAKAISGEKLLRDVMSDNKVELYATYGKLMNCGGGGSCGTFIVEIIDGKDLLNERTNTELKYLKKKPESWRLACQTIVGNKENSGKVVVQRIPQWKK from the exons ATGATTTCCCTGCATTTCCCAAACGCCGCGTCGTTCCGGCCAGCGCAAGTCTCCGGCGCCGGCCCCCGAAATTACCAACAGCCCAACGAGTTTTTCGCTAGAAAGAAGTGCGTTTCGGTCTGTTTCGCCGGTATTTCGGCGGATTCGTCTCCGACTCAGCCCGGAAAGCCCGAAATCGAGCTCGAATTCATCGGG CCGAAGCCGGGAAACGACGGGTCGTATCCGGTGGAGAGCGCGAAGGCGATAAGTGGAGAGAAGCTGCTGAGGGATGTCATGTCGGATAACAAGGTCGAGCTCTACGCCACGTAT GGGAAACTGATGAACTGTGGAGGTGGTGGAAGCTGTGGGACTTTTATAGTTGAG ATTATTGATGGGAAGGATCTTTTGAATGAAAGAACAAATACTGAACTCAAATATTTGAAGAAG AAACCGGAATCTTGGAGACTTGCTTGTCAAACTATAGTGGGAAATAAGGAAAATTCTGGCAAG GTTGTTGTTCAGAGGATTCCCCAGTGGAAAAAGTAA